The proteins below come from a single Aegilops tauschii subsp. strangulata cultivar AL8/78 chromosome 6, Aet v6.0, whole genome shotgun sequence genomic window:
- the LOC109775031 gene encoding uncharacterized protein: protein MGSLFSSTAGGDGGAAAFDYANPPPGSRMSKEDIVAFRISQLVDVALEHYNSNNPGAEFEYPEYPPTTEMNAVCVGFRGTFWYHLGFSARPVDTTAETQHFFAELHFDRRWCQIAVETCTILEKPLCRFRASCAFCPDESNILHPSSADFFCGKQDHEKEFFRKRDMLVRPFNSFMTPPDIDSTDDP, encoded by the exons ATGGGTTCCTTATTCTCTTCCActgccggcggcgacggcggcgccgcTGCCTTTGATTACGCCAACCCTCCCCCAGGCAGCCGTATGTCAAAAGA AGATATCGTCGCCTTCCGAATTTCTCAGCTTGTTGACGTCGCCCTTGAACATTACAACTCCAACAACCCG GGTGCCGAGTTCGAGTATCCTGAGTATCCTCCCACCACGGAGATGAACGCCGTCTGCGTCGGTTTTAGGGGAACTTTCTGGTACCACCTCGGCTTTTCGGCTCGCCCAGTGGACACCACCGCCGAGACGCAACACTTCTTTGCCGAGCTACATTTTGATAGACGCTGGTGCCAAATAGCCGTTGAAACATGCACTATCTTAG AAAAGCCGTTGTGCCGCTTTAGAGCCTCGTGTGCATTTTGTCCAGATGAATCCAATATCTTGCACCCAAGCAGTGCAGATTTTTTCTGTGGAAAACAAGATCACGAAAAAGAATTCTTTCGCAAGAGAGATATGCTAGTGCGGCCATTCAATTCTTTTATGACACCTCCTGATATAGATAGCACCGACGATCCATGA